One window of the Marivivens aquimaris genome contains the following:
- a CDS encoding DEAD/DEAH box helicase: protein MSSAFDKLARPVQKWIRQKGWRELRDIQARSIRTIYETNADLIVAASTAGGKTEAAFLPLISQVLDEPSGGTGFDLLYIGPLKALITDQAMRLEGICQEAELPVVPWHGDVSQSIKTRALKSPKGILLITPESLEALFIRRGLEIARLFGATRAVVIDELHTVLDSERGVQLRSLLTRLELAIKRPIRRIGLSATLGDMDLAKAYLRPDAASSVQLIEADGGEAELKLQLRGYLSGDEDENSPSATDAIAAHLFKHLRGSDNLVFAGARQRVEIYADRLRELCEREHLPQEFYPHHASLSREHRDFVERRLKDPAKPTTAVCTSTLELGIDIGDVTCVAQIGAPFSVAALRQRLGRSGRREGQPAILRQYAAEAKLTPESSFVDRLRLGLIRSIAMIDLLLEGWCEPPKPQALHLSTLVHQILSVIAQRGGASASAVYNVLCREGPFRKVTTDIFADVLRAIGHPETSLIEQAASGLLLLGPTGEKLVEHYSFSAVFQTPEEFRLVAEGRDLGTLPIDNVLAPGMLLIFSGRRWVVQEIHDREKVIVVKPAKAGVPPVFGGDAGDIHDKVIDRMFAVLEGDSSPDYMDTVSLMMLEEARAHYEQLGFRANNIRSIGERTSVIATRVGTVKTSTLALALRSEGFSVEQHDGFLLVENGDETPDLRAVLGRISAKDARDLFGDAGNLVSEKFHPYLHHELLVLDACSSKVDLSCLSRLSERLRP, encoded by the coding sequence ATGAGCAGTGCGTTCGACAAACTGGCGAGGCCTGTGCAGAAATGGATACGCCAGAAAGGATGGCGCGAACTTCGCGACATCCAGGCGCGATCCATCCGGACGATCTACGAGACCAACGCCGATTTAATCGTTGCGGCGTCCACGGCGGGCGGAAAGACCGAGGCGGCGTTCCTGCCGTTGATTTCACAGGTGCTTGACGAGCCGTCGGGCGGCACCGGTTTCGACCTGCTCTACATCGGTCCGCTGAAAGCCTTGATCACGGACCAGGCCATGCGGCTGGAGGGCATCTGCCAGGAAGCAGAGCTTCCGGTTGTTCCCTGGCACGGGGATGTCTCGCAATCGATCAAGACGCGCGCGTTGAAATCTCCAAAAGGGATCCTGCTGATAACCCCAGAGTCCCTTGAAGCGCTTTTCATTCGTCGCGGTTTGGAAATTGCCCGCCTATTTGGGGCCACGCGGGCGGTCGTGATCGACGAACTGCATACGGTTCTGGATAGCGAACGCGGTGTCCAGCTTCGTTCACTGCTCACAAGGCTCGAGCTCGCGATAAAGCGCCCAATCCGTCGGATAGGTCTGTCAGCTACGCTAGGCGACATGGACCTCGCCAAGGCCTATCTTCGCCCTGACGCAGCAAGCTCTGTCCAGCTGATCGAAGCAGATGGCGGCGAGGCAGAATTGAAGCTTCAGCTTCGCGGCTACCTCTCAGGCGATGAGGATGAAAACAGCCCATCCGCAACGGACGCGATAGCAGCCCATCTGTTCAAACACCTTCGAGGCAGTGACAACCTGGTCTTCGCCGGAGCGCGCCAACGGGTCGAGATTTACGCAGATCGGTTGCGGGAGCTTTGCGAACGGGAGCACCTGCCACAGGAATTCTATCCCCACCACGCGAGCCTCTCCCGAGAACACCGTGACTTCGTAGAACGGCGCTTAAAGGATCCTGCCAAACCGACGACCGCCGTTTGCACGTCGACGCTCGAGCTTGGAATCGACATCGGTGACGTGACTTGCGTGGCTCAAATTGGCGCGCCATTCAGCGTCGCGGCGTTGCGACAACGGCTTGGCCGGTCAGGCCGGCGTGAAGGACAACCGGCCATTCTCAGGCAGTACGCTGCCGAAGCCAAGTTGACGCCGGAGAGTAGCTTCGTGGATCGTCTTCGCCTCGGCCTGATCAGGTCCATCGCGATGATAGACCTGCTGCTGGAAGGTTGGTGCGAACCACCAAAACCGCAAGCCCTTCACCTTTCGACGCTCGTCCATCAGATACTATCAGTTATTGCGCAGCGCGGCGGTGCGTCTGCAAGCGCGGTCTACAACGTCCTTTGCCGCGAAGGCCCTTTTCGAAAGGTCACAACCGATATATTCGCAGATGTATTGCGTGCGATCGGTCATCCTGAAACCAGCTTGATCGAACAAGCCGCAAGTGGGCTGTTACTCTTGGGACCGACAGGCGAAAAGCTGGTTGAGCATTACAGCTTCTCTGCCGTGTTTCAGACACCTGAAGAATTCCGTTTGGTTGCAGAGGGGCGGGATCTTGGAACCCTACCAATCGACAATGTTCTTGCTCCCGGGATGCTGCTGATTTTTTCTGGTAGGCGTTGGGTGGTTCAAGAAATCCATGATCGTGAAAAGGTCATCGTCGTCAAGCCCGCGAAGGCTGGTGTGCCTCCAGTCTTCGGCGGCGATGCTGGGGACATTCATGACAAGGTGATCGACCGAATGTTCGCCGTGCTCGAGGGGGATTCCAGCCCAGATTACATGGACACAGTCTCTTTGATGATGCTCGAGGAAGCGCGTGCTCACTATGAACAGCTGGGGTTTAGGGCCAATAACATACGCAGCATCGGCGAGCGTACATCAGTCATTGCGACGCGGGTCGGTACGGTGAAGACATCAACCCTCGCGCTCGCTCTGAGAAGCGAGGGGTTTTCAGTCGAGCAGCACGACGGGTTTCTGCTGGTGGAGAACGGGGACGAAACCCCCGATCTACGGGCGGTGCTTGGAAGGATTTCGGCGAAAGATGCGCGAGACCTCTTCGGTGATGCTGGAAACCTTGTTTCGGAAAAGTTCCACCCCTATCTGCATCACGAATTATTGGTTCTCGACGCGTGTTCTTCCAAGGTCGATCTTAGTTGCCTTAGCAGGTTGTCAGAGCGGTTGAGACCATGA
- a CDS encoding toll/interleukin-1 receptor domain-containing protein gives MPISMTDIRLQARMGDRRVAKSLAEAQQNRLTTAFLCHSHQDRDLVQGLINLLTRAGWHVYVDWMDNSMPSKPNRTTADKIKKRIRELDYFLFLATSNSVSSRWCPWEIGYADPYKYPENLLIIPTREGTVTHGNEYLDLYRRIDVRTDGSFAAVDPGSLYGTDLRNLR, from the coding sequence ATGCCAATTTCCATGACAGATATCAGGCTCCAAGCACGAATGGGGGACAGGCGTGTTGCGAAGTCGCTGGCTGAAGCCCAACAGAACAGACTCACTACAGCATTCCTTTGCCATTCCCACCAAGATCGCGACCTCGTGCAGGGCCTGATTAACCTACTGACAAGGGCGGGTTGGCACGTATATGTGGATTGGATGGACAATTCCATGCCGAGTAAACCCAATCGGACAACCGCAGACAAAATCAAGAAGCGCATCAGGGAACTCGACTATTTCCTGTTTCTTGCTACCTCAAATTCAGTTTCTTCGCGATGGTGTCCTTGGGAAATCGGCTATGCCGATCCATACAAGTACCCCGAGAATCTACTGATAATCCCTACGCGCGAGGGTACGGTCACCCATGGGAACGAATACTTGGATCTTTACCGAAGGATTGATGTACGTACGGATGGGAGCTTCGCCGCAGTTGATCCGGGGTCACTATACGGCACCGATTTACGGAATTTGAGGTAA
- a CDS encoding SIR2 family protein produces MKKDVERFVEKFVEEIRSENAAVFLGAGASKAAGHVDWSELLAPLAKELELDIEKESDLVALAQFYENQTRDRATINQAILDALGRNVEPTENHRILASLDIPVFWTTNYDRLIEDSLREAGKIADVKYTVPQLATTRSKRHAIVYKMHGDVEHPANAILTKDDYEKYFKTHGAYITALSGDLVSKTFVFIGFSFSDPNLDYILSRVRVTFEKNQRRHFAFFKNRSRQADESDEDFRLALTRQRLMIEDLKRFNIHAILVDEYEEITEALREVARRFRMRTIFVSASASEFSPWGEDAVTGFMRKLGSLLVENSLRISTGLGLGVGNALFTGALEEVYRNLDRQVDDHLLVRPFPQFVEDKDEREKLWKTYRDDFIPSAGMAIFLFGNKIVEGKVVEANGMVSEFEIAAEHGLVLLPVGATGSTAGALAKRILEDPTSYPSVPSELLPLIEKLNDPVTSLDELLQPIVDLVRITEKFGK; encoded by the coding sequence ATGAAGAAAGACGTAGAACGCTTTGTCGAAAAGTTTGTCGAAGAAATCCGCTCCGAAAATGCAGCTGTATTCCTTGGCGCGGGTGCGTCCAAAGCTGCAGGACATGTGGACTGGTCGGAGCTTCTTGCGCCGTTGGCGAAAGAGCTTGAACTTGACATCGAAAAAGAGAGTGATCTTGTCGCTTTGGCGCAATTCTACGAAAACCAGACCCGAGACCGGGCGACGATCAATCAGGCGATATTGGATGCGTTGGGTCGAAATGTCGAACCAACCGAAAATCACCGAATACTGGCGTCCCTCGACATCCCGGTTTTCTGGACGACGAACTATGACCGGCTTATTGAGGACTCTCTTCGTGAAGCTGGTAAAATCGCAGATGTAAAATACACGGTTCCCCAGCTCGCAACCACGAGATCGAAGCGACATGCCATCGTCTATAAAATGCACGGTGATGTTGAACACCCGGCCAACGCAATTCTAACAAAAGATGACTACGAAAAGTACTTCAAGACTCACGGCGCATATATTACGGCACTTTCTGGGGACCTGGTCTCAAAGACATTTGTCTTCATTGGGTTCAGCTTCTCTGACCCCAACTTGGACTACATTCTTTCGCGCGTTCGCGTAACGTTTGAGAAGAACCAAAGACGGCACTTTGCATTCTTTAAGAACCGATCACGGCAAGCGGACGAGAGTGACGAAGATTTTAGGCTCGCGCTGACACGACAACGCCTAATGATTGAGGACCTGAAGAGGTTCAACATTCACGCAATCTTGGTGGATGAGTATGAAGAAATCACGGAAGCGCTTCGAGAGGTGGCACGGCGTTTCCGCATGAGAACCATATTCGTTTCTGCTAGCGCATCTGAATTTTCGCCCTGGGGAGAAGACGCAGTTACGGGCTTTATGCGAAAACTCGGTTCGCTGCTGGTTGAGAACTCACTTCGGATTAGCACGGGCCTCGGTCTGGGCGTAGGCAATGCGCTTTTCACCGGAGCCCTAGAGGAGGTGTATAGAAATCTAGATCGCCAGGTAGATGATCACCTGCTTGTTCGCCCATTTCCTCAGTTTGTCGAAGATAAGGATGAACGCGAAAAGTTGTGGAAGACATACCGGGACGATTTCATTCCTTCAGCTGGAATGGCAATTTTCTTGTTTGGAAACAAGATCGTTGAAGGAAAGGTCGTTGAAGCGAATGGGATGGTTTCCGAGTTCGAAATCGCTGCGGAACACGGCCTCGTCTTGCTACCAGTGGGTGCCACTGGTTCCACCGCTGGTGCTCTTGCGAAACGCATACTAGAGGACCCCACATCTTATCCGAGTGTTCCCTCAGAGCTACTGCCACTCATTGAGAAGCTGAATGATCCTGTGACTTCGTTGGACGAACTCCTGCAACCGATCGTGGATCTGGTTCGCATCACCGAAAAGTTCGGAAAGTAA
- a CDS encoding TIR domain-containing protein, giving the protein MARRVFFSFHFNNDHSRTQLVRNMNSLEGNSPVTPNRWEEIKNTGEAAIKKWINDNMAGKSCVVVLVGSETASRQWVRYEIRKAWEEGKGVLGIHIHGLKDLNGNTSTKGTSPFTDLKVSEDGRLVTLGSAPTLKNPAGSTSKDIYASIQTNIESWIEEAIQNRAKYK; this is encoded by the coding sequence ATGGCCCGTCGCGTTTTCTTTAGTTTTCACTTCAATAACGATCACTCACGCACCCAGCTCGTACGGAATATGAACTCTCTTGAGGGCAACAGTCCCGTGACGCCCAACCGCTGGGAAGAAATCAAAAATACAGGCGAAGCCGCCATCAAGAAGTGGATAAATGACAATATGGCAGGGAAATCCTGCGTGGTCGTGCTAGTAGGAAGCGAAACAGCATCCCGGCAATGGGTTCGGTACGAAATAAGAAAGGCCTGGGAAGAAGGGAAAGGCGTCCTTGGCATTCATATCCACGGACTCAAAGACTTGAACGGCAATACTTCCACAAAAGGTACCAGTCCCTTTACAGACCTCAAGGTGTCTGAAGATGGCAGACTTGTGACGCTGGGATCAGCTCCGACACTGAAGAATCCTGCCGGAAGCACGAGCAAGGATATCTACGCCAGCATCCAAACTAACATCGAAAGCTGGATTGAAGAGGCAATCCAAAATCGCGCCAAGTACAAATAA
- a CDS encoding TIR domain-containing protein, which translates to MKTPIFVSFDFDNDRRLKDFIIQQARRPDSPFQVIDHSLKEAAPEMSWEAKAYRAIGRARVVLVMVGPQTHRAPGVLKEIKMARDQGKKVVQIIGYRDGNYTPVKDAGQLYRWNWENLRKILS; encoded by the coding sequence TTGAAGACACCGATTTTTGTAAGCTTCGACTTTGACAACGACCGACGGCTAAAGGATTTCATAATCCAACAAGCTCGTAGGCCCGACTCGCCGTTCCAAGTCATCGATCACTCGTTGAAGGAAGCAGCTCCCGAGATGAGTTGGGAGGCCAAGGCTTATAGGGCAATCGGTAGAGCCAGGGTTGTGCTCGTCATGGTCGGTCCTCAAACGCACCGCGCGCCCGGTGTATTGAAGGAAATCAAAATGGCCCGGGATCAAGGGAAAAAGGTGGTACAAATCATTGGCTATCGAGACGGAAACTACACTCCGGTCAAGGATGCCGGGCAACTCTATCGTTGGAATTGGGAAAACCTAAGAAAAATACTTAGCTAA
- a CDS encoding DUF736 domain-containing protein has protein sequence MTTNCIKFTSADIETAKGVGSISTLTFDLDITVEPVASTNPMAPTHRVLGRSPRGKLVECGGIWKKQNKETGTDYYTLTIRDHGFNANLGKAANQDDLSLQAVIPWGPKDAA, from the coding sequence ATGACCACGAACTGCATCAAATTCACCAGCGCCGACATCGAAACCGCCAAGGGCGTCGGCTCCATTTCGACCCTGACCTTCGACCTCGACATCACGGTCGAACCCGTCGCGAGCACAAACCCGATGGCCCCCACGCACCGCGTCCTCGGCCGCTCCCCGCGTGGCAAGCTGGTCGAGTGCGGCGGCATCTGGAAGAAGCAGAACAAGGAGACCGGCACCGATTACTACACGCTGACCATCCGCGACCACGGGTTCAACGCGAACCTCGGCAAGGCCGCGAACCAGGACGATCTGTCCCTGCAGGCCGTCATCCCCTGGGGTCCCAAAGACGCCGCCTAA
- a CDS encoding helix-turn-helix domain-containing protein: MRRPAKNLKLEERIEVARRFAAGESAKELAAAFGISPRHVNRLAKEEAGDGIAVRDPSDTVAFRASRSELDAFDAEWRERGYANRSQALNAVLRGRCGFLDIPRDLVEEFCAAWRQAKDVSDAGLVLAKAVHRGRLEVSEADRAVLIELLDLAQSMSREMGRLKDAAQSLRAQEWPQKEDGQGAESAVLEGSPRETVTGLRLVRNG, translated from the coding sequence GTGAGGAGGCCAGCGAAAAACCTGAAGCTTGAAGAGCGCATCGAAGTGGCGCGGCGCTTTGCGGCGGGGGAGAGCGCGAAGGAGCTGGCGGCGGCGTTCGGTATCTCTCCGCGCCACGTGAACCGGCTCGCGAAAGAGGAGGCGGGCGATGGGATCGCAGTGCGCGATCCGAGCGATACGGTGGCGTTCCGGGCCAGTCGATCCGAGCTGGATGCCTTCGATGCAGAATGGCGCGAAAGAGGCTATGCCAACCGGTCGCAGGCGCTGAATGCGGTGCTGCGCGGACGGTGCGGTTTCCTCGATATACCCCGTGATTTGGTCGAGGAATTCTGTGCCGCATGGCGTCAGGCGAAGGACGTGAGTGACGCCGGACTGGTGCTTGCCAAGGCGGTGCATCGCGGTCGGCTCGAGGTCTCGGAGGCGGACCGCGCGGTGCTGATCGAACTGCTCGATCTGGCGCAGTCCATGAGCCGTGAGATGGGCCGGTTGAAGGATGCGGCGCAGTCGCTGCGTGCTCAGGAGTGGCCGCAAAAGGAAGACGGGCAGGGGGCGGAGAGCGCGGTTCTGGAGGGCAGCCCGCGCGAGACCGTGACAGGTTTGAGGCTCGTCAGAAATGGCTGA
- a CDS encoding relaxase/mobilization nuclease domain-containing protein, translating to MADPLALYASVMGRLWEDERIRGQAAARIDARLAGRRQGRSFARVGSLSARNALKAASGQSRAAVFKRIRAGGCKTRVSLGAQLSYINDKAVYTYSTMTNALTDAAVLSQEQKEDIIEDWAGTWRGSTKLGFTSHMLLSFPTDVTVDQVRDIAMDWTEHFFESGEYGDQWDYVLAVHDDRAHKHAHIILNNRGVENGTWFSCWAEGVMSPQLMREKQAEIAEGYGVMLDATTRLERGIFEKSAGIEEIYRAKEEARLPREIVMTAQESAIAQAQVVGFAKDYKNLADLLDRMDQRHMARAVRGMAGGLGSGTPWNFTEGEIDMKDIKTVGDAIDYSERTIEALRLKAEELDPAERAAFEAKAAPIIADLSQMVPDPELRARFGKQLEEPYPPGAGSEVLIAALQSGNDEGLRDVLERAEEAGMDSEELVARISAGGTRNYGMAQDWVERDMNAVLAKDGLSVETASDDQLDAALEKVDGVMDALMERAKELGVEIGRTLADEEQEILPLIDEDDRTPNPYLQDLADMLRDGKLTEEQEETVERTLQSELFKELGEEGLAELRRGNYEVLDAALPSKLDQITVTQEFLEMTFEETGDQVFTDRAAGLQQDKATEVARLRGSQEAQELGRDLGRDRGLDDEMEF from the coding sequence ATGGCTGATCCCCTCGCCCTCTACGCCTCGGTCATGGGGCGGCTCTGGGAGGATGAGCGCATCCGGGGTCAGGCCGCGGCGCGGATCGATGCCCGGCTGGCGGGTCGTCGGCAGGGTCGCAGTTTCGCACGCGTCGGATCCCTGTCGGCGCGTAACGCGCTGAAGGCGGCCTCGGGGCAAAGCCGCGCGGCGGTCTTCAAACGGATCCGGGCCGGGGGCTGCAAGACGCGGGTGTCCCTCGGGGCGCAGCTCTCCTACATCAACGACAAGGCGGTCTACACCTACTCGACGATGACCAACGCGCTGACCGATGCGGCGGTGCTTTCTCAGGAGCAGAAAGAGGACATCATCGAGGACTGGGCCGGAACCTGGCGCGGCTCGACCAAACTCGGCTTCACCTCGCATATGCTGCTGTCCTTCCCGACCGACGTGACGGTCGACCAGGTCCGCGACATCGCGATGGATTGGACGGAGCACTTTTTCGAGAGCGGCGAATACGGCGATCAATGGGACTATGTGCTCGCTGTCCATGACGACCGGGCGCACAAGCACGCCCACATCATCCTGAACAACCGCGGCGTCGAAAACGGCACCTGGTTCTCCTGTTGGGCCGAGGGCGTGATGTCGCCGCAGCTCATGCGCGAGAAGCAGGCCGAGATCGCGGAAGGCTATGGCGTGATGCTTGATGCCACCACCCGGCTCGAGCGCGGCATCTTCGAAAAGTCCGCCGGGATCGAGGAGATCTACCGCGCCAAGGAAGAGGCCCGCCTGCCGCGTGAGATTGTCATGACGGCCCAGGAATCCGCAATCGCGCAGGCGCAGGTGGTGGGCTTCGCCAAGGACTACAAGAACCTCGCCGACCTGCTGGACCGGATGGACCAGCGCCACATGGCCCGCGCCGTGCGGGGCATGGCGGGCGGGCTCGGCTCCGGCACGCCGTGGAACTTCACCGAAGGAGAGATAGACATGAAGGACATCAAGACCGTCGGTGATGCGATCGACTATTCCGAGCGCACGATTGAGGCGCTCAGACTCAAGGCCGAGGAACTGGACCCGGCGGAGCGGGCCGCTTTTGAAGCCAAGGCCGCGCCGATCATCGCGGACCTCTCGCAAATGGTGCCGGATCCGGAGTTGCGGGCGCGGTTCGGCAAGCAACTCGAAGAACCCTATCCGCCGGGGGCGGGCAGCGAGGTGCTGATCGCCGCGCTTCAGTCCGGCAACGACGAAGGGCTGCGCGACGTGCTCGAGCGCGCCGAGGAGGCAGGCATGGACAGCGAGGAACTGGTGGCGCGCATCTCGGCGGGCGGCACGCGGAACTACGGCATGGCGCAGGACTGGGTCGAGCGGGACATGAACGCGGTGCTGGCGAAGGACGGTCTCAGCGTGGAGACCGCGAGTGACGACCAACTCGATGCGGCGCTCGAAAAGGTCGACGGCGTGATGGACGCGCTGATGGAACGGGCGAAGGAACTGGGCGTCGAGATCGGTCGGACCCTTGCGGACGAAGAACAGGAGATCCTGCCACTCATCGACGAAGACGACCGGACGCCCAATCCCTACCTGCAGGACCTCGCCGACATGCTGCGGGACGGCAAGCTCACCGAGGAACAGGAAGAGACGGTCGAGCGGACTCTGCAATCGGAGCTCTTCAAGGAATTGGGTGAGGAAGGCTTGGCCGAACTCCGGCGCGGGAACTACGAGGTGCTGGATGCGGCCCTGCCAAGCAAGCTCGACCAGATCACCGTCACGCAGGAGTTCCTGGAGATGACCTTCGAGGAGACCGGCGATCAGGTCTTCACCGACCGCGCCGCCGGGTTGCAGCAGGACAAGGCGACCGAGGTGGCACGACTGCGCGGGAGCCAAGAGGCGCAGGAGCTGGGGCGCGATCTTGGCCGCGACCGCGGTCTCGATGACGAGATGGAATTCTGA